The stretch of DNA CTTTATGTGGAAGGCTATTTCGTAACACTGCATGGCTTCTTCGTTGGACAAAACCCTTAACCAAGGAATGAAGTACGTATACACGTTCTTTCATAAGCTTCACATCGGCTGGGTTGCTGTCAACACACTGTCCGTTCTGGATGGGTCGTTCAAACATATTTCCAAATTCGGTTCTTGTACCGAGAAAATTCGGCCGGACGAAGTCAACCATACACCTGTTAAATGAGCAAGTTATTTTTGATACGCCAACAATTTTTGATATATATAACTCACCAATACTCGAGAAGGTTATTCTGTAAAGGGTACCCTGTTAGGACGACTCGACGACGTGTACGCACTTCTTTCAGCGCAACTGAAATAGAtgtcttcatattttttatacgATGACCTTCGTCGCAAATTATCAACTCCGGTCCGGGATTGACTAAGGCCTGGTAAATTtctgcgaaaaaaaaagaaaattgtgatgAAAACACGACTTAAGACTGTAATTTAATTATATACTTTCAAGCCgtcgtttctctttctcttcttcctccaaaTCAACAAATCCTGACactttcttcgtctttttcgAAACCTTCGACCGCTTCTTCTCTTTACTCTCTCGCTGAGTATAAAACAGTCGATAGAGTTCGTAACCGATAAGAAGGACACCGCCTTTATTGGTCCAGTCAGCTATCACCTGAATAACGAAACGATGTGAGTTAGAATCATATTTCTGAGGATAGctaatcatttttgaaaaccaaTAAGATTAgatgaaaattaaactttACCTTCGATCTCGAGTTGAGATCTTTAGTTGTGTCATTTAAAACGTGCAGGTGGAAACTGCGAGGTTGTACAGGAGGATCATCATCTGTTCTTTCAGGACTGAGCTCAGGCGGTAACCACGAGTTGAATTCAGAAACCCAATTTTGAATTGTGTTGATTGGAACAATGATCAACACAGTCCTCGCTTTGGTGTGACGTAAAAACACTTCTGAAAAGGCGCAGACCTGAAACGTTTTGCCTAAGCCCATTGAGTGAGCCAAGATACAGCCAAATCCCTCTGACGTGGAGTACTGTTCCAAGCTCTCCACGACATTGTCGTAAAGGAAACGAATACCACCAATCTGGTGGGCTTTGGCTGCTCGGGCAAGTTGGGGGGCTAGAAAAATGTCGACTTCATTGGAAGGGTGACCCACATTTATTAGAACTCGTCCTTCGTTATCTGGCTTGTTTAATTCATCTCTTGTATGAAGGCCAAAATTGTGGAcgtcactttcttcttcaactacTTCGGGTTTCTCGTCATCTCCTGAAagtccggaaaaaaaaactaattataatttcaaaatacttTTTGAATACCTGAAACACATACCTGAAAGTATGAccacatcatcatcgtcatcatctgGGACATATCGTTTAGAACAGGTAGGAGCTGAAGGGGCCGGTTTGGGAGGAAACTCTTCATCATCACTTGAAAGGCATatcacatcatcatcatagaTTTGTTTTTGCACATGCACTTCATGATTATCCTCCTACATAACCCATAAAGAAATTTGGATTTCCATATTAAGTaccaaaaaaagttgattatcATACCTTGGCAATATCAACAGTAGGAGGTTCTGAGGTTTGTTTGAAGGGCTGGTCATTTTCTAAGAATTCAAGTGGGATATCTGGTGAAAGTGTGCTATCTTCTAGTTCTTGTGCTAATGCTTGTAAATCCTCAACCAAAGTTGAAGCAGGAGCCtgatcatcttcttcatcaaaatGAGGGATGTAGCTGCATTCTGGaacctgctgttgttgctgctgctgctgctgttgttgttgttgttgatggatTCTTTGAACTCTCTCAAGTTCTCTCTGTTGGGCAGCTCTTGTCTCTGCCTCAAGCTCATCACCTTTCAGAATATCCCTGATGTTTTTCCTCATGTGGGATTTCAACttctcattttttggtttgatgtCTTTGGGCTTGGAGGCTGCCTcagaaacaacttttttcttctttttctttttttgagtgGTAGTTACATTTGGTTTTAGAGTTTCTTCAGAGGGTGGCAGGGTAGTAAGCGGAGCAGCATTGTCTTCCAGATCTGCCTCACAAATGTTCCTAAGCGAGTTCAGACATTCCAAGTTTTCATTGTCCTCATCTAACTTTTGCTTTTTGATAGCcactgtttcattttcttcaggATACTTATGTTTTTTTGACTCTTCAAACTTGTTATTGTCACTGAGAACATCCTGACTGTTTGTCAGATTCCATTCTTTGGGCTCTAGTTCCATTTTCCATTCATGTAGAATGTTCAATGAAAAGGCGGCGCACTAGTTTTCAAGTTCTGTAGGTCAAATTAGCGATTTCTCGTCAACAATTACATACTTCAGACCTTGAAGTTCACTTTAACTAAGTTGTTcgattaatgtttttttatcaccTTTTACACAATCTTTCAATGAAATATCACTCGTACAGGGCAGGCGAAATGTCGATATACGCCATTGTTGCTCAATTTTCCGTCTTATGATGCCATCTGGGGagttaataaagcatttcTTTGTAATAACGAGGCAAGCAGAAGCAAAAGTCCTCTTCAGTCTTCGCATCTTTCAGTTTGCTTacctatttttaaataaaaataaaataattgttcttTGCATTccaatttacttttttaatcgTTTACAATTGGTATCGAAAGCATCAAGGACTAAAAATGGCACGAAATGCTGAAAAAGCCATGTaagttttccattttcgttTCATGCAAATGCAAGGTGTTCCAAACACTgtcttgtgtgtatgtgtgtgcatTCAAATTTACTTGTGGTGTgtgatgaaaataaattatgtattTGTATGGAATTTTGCAGGACAACCTTGGCACGTTTTAGGGCTGCTCAACTGGGAACCTTAGGAGGGAAGGATCGTCGACCTTATTTGGCATCAGAGTGCAAAGACTTAAAAGAATGTGAAAGGTGGCGAAGAGAAATTTTAAGAGAAATTTCGAAGAAAGTCACACAAATTCAGAATGGTAACTTTTGTGTCATACATTTTACATAAAGTAAAACATTGACTaatattgaattcatttttcgcAGCTGGACTGGGTGAATACAGAATCAGGGATCTCAATGATGAGATTAACAAATTGCTTCGAGAAAAGTATCATTGggaagttcaaatttttaacttggGTGGGCCCAACTACCGGCGAATAGGCCCTCGCTATCTTGACCGCGAAGGTCGAGAAGTTCCAGGGAATCGTGGTTACCGGTACTTTGGAGCCGCTCGGGAATTGCCAGGTAAGAAAAGATCATTCCCGGGGAAATGCATTTATGTTTCATTCGTTTCATCCTCCTTTACAGGTGTCAGAGAATTGTTTGAGCAAGAACCAATGCCTGTGCCAAAAAAATCACGAGCTGAATTAATGAAAGATATTGATGCCGACTACTACGGATACCgtgacgatgatgatggcatCCTTATTCCGCTAGAACAAGAGGCTGAAAAAGAGGGtatgtattttaaatttatctgcATATTATAATTTACTAATTtaggaattattttatttgaagcGGTCGCAAAGGCAGTTGCAGAATGGCAAGCAAAGAAAGAAGCAGGTCTTTTGGAATTGGATAAAAACTACGCAAccgaagaaaatatttatacaaCTCGTAAACTTAAGGTATGTTTTTACTACTTTTTcccaaaacaaatgaaagaaattaatgaatgttctattttgaatgaaaaaggaCGATTCCGTTCTGGCTGACAGTGACGAGGAAATGGAAACTGAAGCACCAAGATTCGTAGCTCACGTAGCTGTTCCCTCTCAAAAGGAGGTAGAAGAGGCAATTTTGCGCcgaaagaaacaagaattaTTGGAGAAATATGTCAGTTCTGAACTGCTAATGGAGACGGAAGAGACATCAAAGACtgtgaatgaaatgaattcttAAAGCACGAAGTCTTCCTTCCGTCAACTTCTGATTAATACAACATAAATTTTGAAACCTATCAATCGTTAAATTTATTGTTGCGATTCAGATAAtagtcaacacacacacacagagagagaagggggggggggaactcACAAAGGGTTACGAAGGGGGGTCAGCGGGATCACGTATGTTGTCCAATTggggaggagaagaagaaccagCGCTCGAAGATCGTAACGACTCGGGTGATCGAGGTAGTTCTTGGTCTTCAGGTCGAGGCAGTTCGGGTGGAGGAGTTTCTCTTTGTCTCAGCTCAGGAGCAGCTTCCTGTGGAACAGGTGCGGGAAATAACAAAGGACGATCAACGATTCGTCGCAAACGAACCATGCCAGGGCCAACATCAATAATTTCAATGCGTTCGAGGCGAGAAGGTTCCGCAGCACCATCTCTTAAAGTCGGTACCGATGTTGGAGGGCGTTTGATATCttcttggaaaacaaaatcacaatCTATCCACCAATCTGATGGAACAAGCGAACTATCCACCGTCCATTCTGGAAAATCACATACGATCCGCAGTTGGGGAAAGTCGGTCTTGAGTCGGATAACACCAGGTTCTGTCACTCGGCTACCGCGGACATCGATCAATCGTAGATTAGGCATGTTCCTAGCAAGATGTCGCAAAGTCACGTCACGAACTTCGGTGTTGGTCAGCACCAGCACCTCCAAGTGAGGAACAAATTCTTCTGGAGTATTTAGTCCTCGATCTGTTACACGATCGGCTTCCTCACTATCTTGTCTCCTATAAATTAATGATAGAAAAACGTGATATTGCGTGTATAATATTCGAAATTTGGCACTAAACATACCTGTGCACTCTTCCGTCAATGTACAATCGCTTTAATTTCGGCTTGGATTTAAAAGCACGGACTTCAGCGTCAGATATAGCAGTCTCTCGCAAATCAAGGacttcaatattttcaaagcCAAACCTTGCCGATAGAAATATATAGGCCGCACATGTCCCTACTTTTGCACAGCCTCTCAATCGTAAGGTTTTTAATTTGGGACATTTGCTGATGGCCATCATTGAATGATCTTCAAACCATAAACATCCATTCAGGTTTAGGCTTTCCAGATGAGGTGTCTGAGTTGCCATGTTGAAGAAATAGGACTCTTTAACAGGAACATTAATAAGTTTGCAGTTTTCCATTGAAAGACTTTTCAGTGTTGAAGGAAAGCATTTGTAAGTTAGCACAGAAGCATTAACAAAGTGTTCTTCCAGTATCAGTGTTTCCAGATCTGTAGCTTGAGTCACTAGCTCAAATAGTGCAGGAGACAGGCACTCTGTATTTTCTGGTACCTTTCCCGATAGCAGTTTTACTGATCCTGTTGATGCTAGTACCTTTGTACCTCGGTGAAAGCACTTGACTGCATCTTCCAGTTCTGAATGAGTGAGGAATCTAGGACGAAGATCTGCCTCTTTCCACAATGTTCTATCTTTACTGATTTTCTCCAAACGAGCACACACCCTGTAAAGATAATTAGATAAGAGTGCATCACTTATCAGTCACTGTTCATATggtttttaattataattactGTGCGAGAGTGAGGATGTCTTCTAGTTTTAGATATGACATGATGTGAAGAAGAATATCGTCAGAAAGTCGCAAAAGATGAGGTTCGTAGTTGAGGGCCATGGCGGTAATATCTCTTTTCAGCTAGAAATAAAGCAAAGAATTCCGAGGTTTATAAGCGCTATAACTCTTAAACTAATGAAAGAGATTACCTAttccaacaagaaaacatgaaGTTACAAATAAGATTTCACGATGTCGGATTCGGAATCCCAGGCTATAAATAAGTCTTGTACGAAACTCTcttggtaaacaaaaaagggaaataaatggGTTACTCCAAAATACTTTTCTCTCGCGACTGTGCAGAAGTGTAGTAAACGTAATGACAACTGCCTCAGGCTATGCAGACGACAATGCACAAAGAAAGGTACTACTAAGCAGCAAAATTCTATTATTTTCCTGTtggttttttaacaaaaaacaaaaatgacaagactttggaaaatagaaaagaaaccaTATTATGTGTCCATAGCTCtgcaaaaacaaactaaaacactgaaatgaacttgaaattttcccaaaatataaagCATAGGGCATAAGCATAAGCATCTtgtatgtttttaaaaaccaacactAGAATGAATTTCTCCTGTTTTCACGCAACGcaacaatttgatttcgatCCAATGTTGTATTTTATacgatttaaaatattttacaaaatcaCATTCAAGGCTATTTTGCTCCTATATTTAGAATTAGCCGGCACTGGACGGACATTATTTGTTTCAGTCTTTTTTCAGAATCACATTTGTGTTAAGTGTTAACGGGCTTTAGCAGTTTAGTACAGCTGAGTCATTCGATAATCGACACCTCCCTTGTATGCGTGAAAGCGCTGAAAGAGTAGATGGGTTTGATCCATTTTTAGATGTTGAAAGGTTATGATCAAGCTTTTCCCTTCCGCGTAAACTCATTCCacaatattctttattttcttccaatcatttaaaattccaaattaGGATGGCAAGTCATGATCCATGATCGATTTCCATGTTAAAgaccaaataaagaaaattaaatgacgaaacttttgttttataagGTGATGTATTTTCCCACGAAAATGTTCGGtatttcattatatttacaagcattcgatttttttgggtattttttcaatttctatatAGATTCAACATTGTCTTTCTGTTTTCTCCCAAGTTCTAATATCGCGTTGAATTTTGTATGTTTGTATGTTTTAAGCTTATCATGATATTAATACTTTTCCCTGTGATCTTTTCACGTTCCATTCACCGCGTTTGCGTGTTTGTTGACTTGAGCATCGCggcaaaatttcatttttttctaatgttaATAATTTCCATCAAAACGCTCGTTCAACGTGTCATTCGTGGCGCGAAATTCGAAAACGGATCACCAAGTTTTCGATTGTTCTttagatgttgttgttgatgtagTAGTTGGTTGTTTGAACgaccaaaattaaaaagacaaaTCAAGGAGAAACTACACGTaatcgaaaaaattggaattcaaaaaacgagagaaaaattttCGACGGGTTGACTAGAGAAAGGAGAGcgcaaaaaagaggaaagaggAGATCGAGAGCgcgacaagaaaaacaatgacCAAAAAAGGTGgcattttttcgaaattatgAGAAGGGAAAATTGAATGATAAAAATACACGAAACTATGAATAACTACGGTAGACCAAACACTACTGGTCTcggttctttttgttttttaaaagagcgGGGAAAAAGAACCGAACAAGTGACGAAATGAGAAAAGGGAACCGAGCGGACGGCGAACCCCCAAAAGTAACTACGAAAATGATCCAATCGAGCCAAATTcgcaagaaaatttaaattgttccTGTCGCTCGCTTCAGAGAcgcaaaaaggaaagaaaacatgGAAAGCACtacttataataataataataataataagaataaaccTTTTCGTATTTCTACTCGCTACCATaggaattaaaagaaaactatttACCGCTACTCGACTCGATAAACAGGAGGTAAACGagtgaattgaaaaaagatgacaCGCAAAAATCGTCAAAgaagtaattttttcttgaaaaaaaaaacacatatgaaacttttctctctctttctctgtcgtCAACTTCAGTTAATAATAAGGAATGTATCGACTAAATATCCGCATCCTGACGTCCCTTCCGCGACGCACTCTGGCGATTAAGTAGACTTTTGCGAGTATTTCCGTTCTTTCGTGTACGTCCGGACGTACGTTCCGTGTCTGTGTAAAACGTATaatgtgtttgtgtttgaCGTGTACGAATGTGTTttcaaacaggaaaaaaaaaattatttaaatgaaaaataaaaaattgaacgaaatgaaataaatgaaagttcagaaaaaaaattggtgtaACTGAAAGTGATGAACCAAGTAAGGGgacatagaaaaaaaaaccaaatggggaaataaatgaatccAGATGAATATCCAAaactcagaaaaaaaaaagaaaaaataaatacacatAAATTCTCAGTTAGTAAGGGCAGGGTTTTCGTCTGAAAGTTAAGGAGTGAAAAAGGTAGTTGAATAGTTTGGAATTATTCCCAATAGTCAGTTGTTTGATTTTAAGCTTTTTTAAAGGTTTCAACTGACGAGGGAAGGAGACATCATTCCAGGTTGGGGGATAGGAAGAGCGTGATAGAAAAATGTACGAAAGATAAACAAAACTCAATTATTTTGCACCATTCGGAATTTTAAGAATGGTCGAGAACACGGCGTTGACGGAGGTGAAAACGATTTGCAtccactcttctttttcctcggaaaaaaataccaaaaagtcGGTAGActtttttctctgtccttCAACCAAGTGACTAGCAAtctcaaatttcattttcccttttttttttttacatttgatgaGATCCATTTCTTGCCTCACTGCGAAAACTTTATTCGCAAATTTTCTCGACTAAACCTCTCGCGTATATAATTCTTCTCGGTTTCTTTTGCTTCGTTTTCtcttccgtttttcttctactttttgcAATTCTTAAATAACGTCGCTTGAGCAGAGCTGACTAGCTTTGTAAACGATGATTTTTTGATGAGAGGAATTTTCAACCGATTATTGGTTTGTTTTTGGGGTGAGGTTTTACGAGGAGGTAAAGAAACGCGACCACAATCGGACGTGATTcttttgaggggggggggtggaaGGGGGTGTGTTCCATGACAatgatttctttcctttcgtttgttttagaaattccCGCAGACGAAGCAAGTGCGAGATGTCCGTGAAGGGAGGTCAGATGGGGGAGGGTCTTGTCTtctatttcagttatttgaatGGAGGGGGTTGTCAGCTACTAAAGCGAATCGGAGGGGAGGGGGTATGTGtatctgtgtgtgtacgtgtgttgGTGTGGGTGAAAGTGTAAGTGGCTGGCTCTGGCAATGGTAGTAGTGTGTGAAATCCGTTAGGCTTTGCTGGGACGACCAGTGGAGGATCCGGCGGTTTTGAAAGAGACTTGCAGGACGCGGTTACCGAGCGTGTAGCCATTGAGCGACTGGATAGCCACAAGTGCTTCATCGTAGTTGGTCATGGTGACGAACCCGAAGCCTTTGCACTTGTTCGTTTGCAAATCGCGAATCACTTTGACGCTCTGGACAGCACCGAAGGGGCCAAAGAGTTGCCACAGGACGCTCTCCTCCGTGTCGGGCGCCAAGttgtaaacaaaaatgcaCCAGCCTGTTCCTTCATCAAATTTGAAGTAAACATCTGTGAATTTCAAACGGGGTTTATTCACTGTGGAACTTTATATACCGTACCTGGAATGGCAGCAccagcggcggcagcggcagcagcggccgcAGCTCCAGGAAGCAACGGCGAAGCCAAAATATCACCGGCCAAAGGCGAAAACCTAAACGCCAAcgccgaaagagaaaagaaaaatggcaaacacgcaacaaagaaaaaaaaaaacacaaaattattattacacgtTGAACGTCAAATCAATAATTAACAAATTATGTTTTGTCATTTTGCAAAAATCtccaatttaaatttcaaaataaaggaACGATTTACGAGTTAAACGTTCAAGTTAGTTGTTATCTTGGACATTCAGAAAGAGAAAGCGCAAAAAGTGACAGTCGAACTAAAAAAATCGAGACCAGGACCAAccaaatgataataataagaataagaataataataacgagaaagagttttgaaaactaaaaattcgaaaaccgaaaaaaagttgaaatggtTTGCATGATGATATAGAGACTGACCTTTGAAGCCCCTTGTTGAGGGCCAACACAGCCTTGCCCGCACTTGAGTGTGTGTAACAATGGAGGAAGAAtatacaaatagaaaaaacagGTGGGTTCGGGAGCGGgaagaaatgtaaaaaaaaaaagaaacacattaaaaataagaaaaaatcaagagaaaacacaaaaatcagATTTGACAAGTCAAAATAGTAGAAACCCAACAAATCATACGCGCAACCAAATCAACTAGATTTTATTAGACGCGGAAAGCAACCACCACTCGACTTTTTGcgaaattgattatttttgttttagagaattattttgtgttttagttACAGTGTGGTTTTTCCTTGTCCGTGTCAGAAATGTCACACGCTGAAACGCACAGCTAGTGGGTCTCAAATAGTAGTACGTAGTAGCagtggtagtagtagcagtagtAAGACGCCCGCCATTGACGGTGGCCTGTCCCCCTTCAAACCTCTCCCACgaaatctaaatttgttttgttttttgttttttttactaccaAATTTCTTCCTAAACATTGAACATCCGCCAAGTGTTAATTTATAACCATTCCAGATTAATGAGAAAACAAGTGACCAtatcaaaaaagaattcaagtGCTTGTAAAAAGGATCAAGGgtcgtgttttcttttttgtttttatcttttcactAGATGAAAAGCTTTGGGTTGCGAGGGACagggaattttgaaaaaagaataagctaCCTGGAAGGAGTGCGAGCGCCTTCCGAAAGGTCGGTGATGCTCATTTCATTGACCCCAACACCGTCATTCACACCAGTGACGCCCATCGGTTGCCACGCTGCCCCGCCTCTGtcataaacataaaaataatccAAATCATACAATTGAATCTGAGTATCAGAAGAAAATCAACCaccaaatcaaaaacaaacaaaaattgtgaatacccaaaatttagaattttattcttttttgtaattcgttttttgtttgttttagttttacTTGTTGTATATAAATGGCGGGGCAGCCACGACCAACCGCCGACTTTTATCATTCTTAACGAGCGACTGTCATTGGAGAGTTTTGGCTCAGACTTACTGgcccgatttttttaaaataagcgTAACGGATGAAACAGAAGTTATGTGGAAGAGacggaagaaacaacaaaaaagaaacaggaaacataaaaaacaaaattcaaatgaaacaaaaaaagaagcagatagtagtagtagctagtaagagattgaaaaaaaaaggagggtttaaaagaaatttaggaTTTCAAATGTACCTGGCCAAAGGAGAAAGTGGGATGTAGCGAAGGCGTCCGGTAGGATGTATAGGTCCTCCGAAACGTCTCACGCCCAGCgccgcagcagccgccgccgccgctcctGATGaaaattctgtaaaaaaaaaacaaataaattccgTCATCAATCTGTCCCGTCTGTCGTTCCATATAACGTCAAGTAGAGGTGCAAGGATGTAGAGTTATATCGTTTACCAGGTAGATAGGCAGCCAGCGGAGCTAGGCCCTTGGTAGAATTGCTCGGGTTGTTGGCAAACTTGACAGTGATGGGCTCGGTGGCTCCTTGCGGCACGGTGCCATTCAACTTTTCGATGGCGCGTTCTGCCTCCCCTCGCGTGTCAAACCGAATGAACCCCACCCCTTTTGACAGACCGGCTGCTTACATGTGTTTAAAAATAGAAGCGCAGggcaaatgaaaaagagaatatcaaaataaatttcagtgaatcaaaataaagtcTCGTAGCTAAGGCAATAAActctaaaaaagaatatccaGTAAAAAGTAATAGTGAAATACCCGTGATGCTATCGCAGAGGATTCTAGACGTAATGATGCGTCCAAAAGGCGCAAATAGAGTCTCTAATTCGCTCTGGCACATCGTCTTGGGTATGCCGCTGACGTACAAGTTGGCTCCCTTAATGTTCTCACTGCTGGGACGGGCGAACGAAACCTAAATTGGCAATGAAATGGTTAATATTTTAACGTCAAAGTTAGGCAGTTGGACGAGGGaggagaaaaacgaaaatcaagGCATGATATGCATTTGCCATCCCAGTTGTGTCAACAAAGCTGGACGCTTCATATactaaaaagagaagaagcacAGTGACCATAATACACGGTCTAccgactttttttctcccttcattTCAGCCCAGTCTTGTAAAACTTTGGGCTCTATTTCGGGAAATCAAAACATTCGACGCTACATGAGAAGACCAGACAGAACCCGTGTTCGTAGATACAAACAGacggaagaaatgaaagagacccctttcttcgtcttcccgtatgcaaaataaataatcttcCTTCTAACAAAAAGCGGATCAAATTTTGTTATATATTCACCTTGATGGTTTTGTTCTGCAGACGCAATCCATTGAGAGTATTTATGGCTTTTTCGGCATCTTCAGCTCGGTGGTAATTGACGAATCCGTAACCCAAACTCTGCCCTGCTTTCAGATCGAAAGACACAAacggaaacagaaaaaaaaagagagaaatcggGTTGATTTTTACTGAATTCGGATAATTTAGgggttaaaataaaattccagaCAGTCGATAAATTATCTACCATCATTGATCTCAAAATCAAGACCTGTGATTTTGTCGCGGATGAGTTTGCAACTCTCGACTTCGCCAATGGAGGCGAACAAGGAACGAATCTCTTCTTGGGTCATCGTCTGTGGCAAGTAATTAACAATCAAGTTAGTCTTGCTCTCGTCATCTTTGGGTACAATGTGCTGCGATCCCTGtatgagaagaaaagaaacaagacacCAACGTCAATGTCGAACACGACAAGTCCAGGaaatggatttaaaaaagtagagtAGAAAAATGAGACAGACGAATCCTCTCACGTGGCTAACATTATTGACGGATGCAACGTGGTTGAGTCCATTGGCTGTCAGGACGCCGTGTTGAGGTAGACTTTCTAAACCGTTCATTCTGTCGCTGATGctttcggctgctgctgcgtaatctataaaagacaacaaaatacaaacaaataaatgttttgttcAGACAAAAGTTAATGATACGCCCACAGAAAAGTCGTAGAGCAATCGCTCCGAGGTGGAACGGGACTCATTAGCGTGACTAAAGTGTTTTAAAGACACGTGTCCTCTCATTAAAaatactcttttttaaaacggaaaaacaagaaagccAAAACTCGCATACCCCTAGTACGACAAAAGCACACAAACAGAAAACGGACTAGCCAGCCGAATTTTTGGGCGTCAGAGGAAAAAAGGAGCTAGAGACCTCGGCGGAGGAGCTATCGATCGGCGTCTGTACACCACAAGAGTAGCTGGTTGGTCGCAGGATTATGACGCCATCTGACGTGGAATGGGGATTCGCGTCCGGACACAatcaca from Daphnia pulex isolate KAP4 chromosome 4, ASM2113471v1 encodes:
- the LOC124192470 gene encoding ELAV-like protein 1 isoform X30, with the protein product MNGLESLPQHGVLTANGLNHVASVNNGSQHIVPKDDESKTNLIVNYLPQTMTQEEIRSLFASIGEVESCKLIRDKITAGQSLGYGFVNYHRAEDAEKAINTLNGLRLQNKTIKVSFARPSSENIKGANLYVSGIPKTMCQSELETLFAPFGRIITSRILCDSITAGLSKGVGFIRFDTRGEAERAIEKLNGTVPQGATEPITVKFANNPSNSTKGLAPLAAYLPEFSSGAAAAAAAALGVRRFGGPIHPTGRLRYIPLSPLARGGAAWQPMGVTGVNDGVGVNEMSITDLSEGARTPSSAGKAVLALNKGLQRFSPLAGDILASPLLPGAAAAAAAAAAGAAIPGWCIFVYNLAPDTEESVLWQLFGPFGAVQSVKVIRDLQTNKCKGFGFVTMTNYDEALVAIQSLNGYTLGNRVLQVSFKTAGSSTGRPSKA
- the LOC124192470 gene encoding ELAV-like protein 1 isoform X10; the protein is MNGLESLPQHGVLTANGLNHVASVNNVSHGSQHIVPKDDESKTNLIVNYLPQTMTQEEIRSLFASIGEVESCKLIRDKITGLDFEINDAGQSLGYGFVNYHRAEDAEKAINTLNGLRLQNKTIKVSFARPSSENIKGANLYVSGIPKTMCQSELETLFAPFGRIITSRILCDSITAAGLSKGVGFIRFDTRGEAERAIEKLNGTVPQGATEPITVKFANNPSNSTKGLAPLAAYLPEFSSGAAAAAAAALGVRRFGGPIHPTGRLRYIPLSPLARGGAAWQPMGVTGVNDGVGVNEMSITDLSEGARTPSSAGKAVLALNKGLQRFSPLAGDILASPLLPGAAAAAAAAAAGAAIPGWCIFVYNLAPDTEESVLWQLFGPFGAVQSVKVIRDLQTNKCKGFGFVTMTNYDEALVAIQSLNGYTLGNRVLQVSFKTAGSSTGRPSKA
- the LOC124192470 gene encoding ELAV-like protein 1-B isoform X47, coding for MNGLESLPQHGVLTANGLNHVASVNNGSQHIVPKDDESKTNLIVNYLPQTMTQEEIRSLFASIGEVESCKLIRDKITGQSLGYGFVNYHRAEDAEKAINTLNGLRLQNKTIKVSFARPSSENIKGANLYVSGIPKTMCQSELETLFAPFGRIITSRILCDSITAGLSKGVGFIRFDTRGEAERAIEKLNGTVPQGATEPITVKFANNPSNSTKGLAPLAAYLPEFSSGAAAAAAAALGVRRFGGPIHPTGRLRYIPLSPLARGGAAWQPMGVTGVNDGVGVNEMSITDLSEGARTPSRFSPLAGDILASPLLPGAAAAAAAAAAGAAIPGWCIFVYNLAPDTEESVLWQLFGPFGAVQSVKVIRDLQTNKCKGFGFVTMTNYDEALVAIQSLNGYTLGNRVLQVSFKTAGSSTGRPSKA
- the LOC124192470 gene encoding ELAV-like protein 1 isoform X25 gives rise to the protein MNGLESLPQHGVLTANGLNHVASVNNVSHGSQHIVPKDDESKTNLIVNYLPQTMTQEEIRSLFASIGEVESCKLIRDKITAGQSLGYGFVNYHRAEDAEKAINTLNGLRLQNKTIKVSFARPSSENIKGANLYVSGIPKTMCQSELETLFAPFGRIITSRILCDSITAAGLSKGVGFIRFDTRGEAERAIEKLNGTVPQGATEPITVKFANNPSNSTKGLAPLAAYLPEFSSGAAAAAAAALGVRRFGGPIHPTGRLRYIPLSPLARGGAAWQPMGVTGVNDGVGVNEMSITDLSEGARTPSSAGKAVLALNKGLQRFSPLAGDILASPLLPGAAAAAAAAAAGAAIPGWCIFVYNLAPDTEESVLWQLFGPFGAVQSVKVIRDLQTNKCKGFGFVTMTNYDEALVAIQSLNGYTLGNRVLQVSFKTAGSSTGRPSKA
- the LOC124192470 gene encoding ELAV-like protein 1-B isoform X40; amino-acid sequence: MNGLESLPQHGVLTANGLNHVASVNNGSQHIVPKDDESKTNLIVNYLPQTMTQEEIRSLFASIGEVESCKLIRDKITGLDFEINDAGQSLGYGFVNYHRAEDAEKAINTLNGLRLQNKTIKVSFARPSSENIKGANLYVSGIPKTMCQSELETLFAPFGRIITSRILCDSITAGLSKGVGFIRFDTRGEAERAIEKLNGTVPQGATEPITVKFANNPSNSTKGLAPLAAYLPEFSSGAAAAAAAALGVRRFGGPIHPTGRLRYIPLSPLARGGAAWQPMGVTGVNDGVGVNEMSITDLSEGARTPSRFSPLAGDILASPLLPGAAAAAAAAAAGAAIPGWCIFVYNLAPDTEESVLWQLFGPFGAVQSVKVIRDLQTNKCKGFGFVTMTNYDEALVAIQSLNGYTLGNRVLQVSFKTAGSSTGRPSKA